In Sphingobacterium sp. R2, the genomic stretch ACCGAAAAGGATGGACTTGTTAGTAATACGTTGTTAAATAGCTTACAGGATGCACAAGGCAACATGTGGATATCTTCACTCGACGGACTCTCCAAATTGGATTTACAAAAAAAAACATTTCAAAACTTCTACCAGTCAGACGGTCTTCAAAGTAACCAATTTAATTACAACGCTGCCATCAAATTGCATGATGATCAGTTGATTTTTGGAGGCATACGTGGTTTTAATATCATCAGACCGAAGGACGTATTATTTAAGACCCGTTTTCCTGCGTTAAAATTGACCCGATTGAGTATCGATAATATGCCATATGACCAGAGTGGGCAGGAGAGACAAATTCCTTTAAATGAGGTGAAGCGTCTAAAAATTCCATTTGATAAAGCAGTATTATCATTTTCCTATGCGGCATTGGACTTTAGTTTTTCGGATAGGATCGACTACGCCTATTATTTGGAAGGCTGGGACAAAGATTGGAATTACGTTAATAAACAACGGACAGCCTATTATTCTAATCTTAGAGAAGGTACATACAAATTACATATTAGATCAACCAATGCAAATGGCGAATGGAACCCGGCAGAACGAATTATCGAAATAGAAGTTTTGCCTCCGTGGTATCAAAGTTTTTGGGCATATCTAGGATACTTCTTGCTACTCGCTGCGGTACTCTATTTTTATAATAGGTATAGGGAGAATAAAGCTTTATTGCTCTTTAAAGTGAAGACTGCAGAGTTTGAGCGTGATAAAGAACACGAATTACTCGAAGATAAACTGGCATTTTTTACTCACATCGTCCATGAGATCAGAACTCCATTGACACTCATTGTAAATCCGATTAAAGATATAGTCGTCAAGTCAAAAAAGAATATGGCAGATTCAGACGAGCTACTGTCTATTTACAATCATTCCAAGCGGTTGTTAAACCTTGCGGATAAGCTTCTTTTGTTTAGAAAATCCGATGGTAATTTAGACGAACTCTCCAGTAAGGTTTTTGACATTATACAGGTGTGGCGAGACGCCTTTGAGTCCTTTAAACAATTGGCCAGTGCTCGAAATATTACTTATTCATTTGAAACAACTATTGAGAAACTGATTATAAATGCAGATAATGAAAAACTCGAAATCTGTTTCATCAATTTACTTCAAAATGCGCTCAAATATACAGACAAAGGGGGATCTGTATCTGTTAAAGTGAACCGTATAAAATCCGAATTGATATGTGATATCATCGATTCCGGACAGGGGTGTCCAACCCATTTGACAGAAGAAATTTTCAAACCTTTTAAACGTAATTTTAATCTATTCAACCAAAGCGCAGATGGTTTTGGGATCGGACTGTTTTTTGTGAAAAAATTTATTACGCTGCACGAAGGTAAATTGGAATATACTGCAAATCCAAAAGCTGGAGCTACTTTTACAATACGATTACCAATTCATCAGGTCAACTCAACGACGATTGATGCAACTGTCGAATTACAACAGGCTTCTTCTAGACATCTTGCTTCTGCGGAAGAAGATAAGCGTGAACATACACCTTCAATCTATTCCAAAAAACGACAACCACTTGACGAGTGGTATGGTGATGGTATGCAGGAGAAAATATTAATTGTTGATGATAATGAAGATATGCTAAATTATATTGCCGGAATTTTTTCTGACAAATATGAAGTTATTAAAGCAGACAGTGCCGAGATGGCAATAACTGTGTTGGAAAAAATAGAACCAAGTATCGTCATCAGTGATATCATGATGGGTGGAGACTCTGGAATCGATCTCTGCAAACATATGAAGAACAATACAAAGCGGAGCCATGTTCCTATTATTTTGTTAACTGCAAGTTCGTCTTTTGATATTAAATTAAAAGGGATCGAAGTTGGGGCAGATGACTATATTGTTAAACCTTTTGATAAAGAGTTACTCGTGGCACGAGTGGAAAGTCTGATAGAAAATAAAAATAGATTGCATACCTATTTTTACAGTGAAATCACATTGCAGTCGAAAGATCATCAGGTTCCGGCCGCCTTTAAAGATTTTCTTCAACGCGCTATCGCGGTAGTTGAAAAGCACTTGTTGAATGAAAATTTTACGGTAAAAATGCTTGCCGACGAGTTAGGCATGAGCCACTCCAATATGTATAGAAGAATAAAGTCTATTTCAGGTAAATCTGCCAATGAATTTATCCGTTACATTCGGATGCGCCGCGCCGCGCAATTGCTGATTAGCAATAAAACGAATATTAATGAAACCGCTTATCAAGTTGGCTTTAAGGATATCAAACATTTTAGACAGCATTTTTCCAAAATCTTTGGTTGTTCGCCCTCTGAATACCGAAAGCGGTACAGCCACCTCGGAAATTTGCCCGATAATATAAGTTAAACGTGACGGATTAGCTAAAAAATAAAAGAGCAGAAAAACAGTAACTCTCATGAGATATCCTGTGTCTCTGCTCTTTTTTGTACAGCTAGCTTGCTATTAATAAGGCCCACTGTGACTGGTCATACCGTCTTTACGCATAGCTTCTATAATCAGACAGTTGTAGACGTAGTCCCAACTGGAACTGACTTCCGAATTTTGATTTAAACCATAAGGCCACCAATGCATGCTATCACCACTTAGAACGGCTGATTCATCTAAAGTAATCATTTTTAGCGTTTTGTTGGCGTTTGCCAAACTATATTTACCATTTATAATCGCCTGCGACCACCAGCTTGTCGTTCCAGTCCCCAAGGTATGATTCATCTCATGCAACATGGTACGGATATTTTGGTATCCTTCACCCGAACCAAATCGCATCCAACCCTCATTGTTAGCGTCGGCTGTCGGTACGCCTGGATCGTAGTTGAGATAAATATGTTTCGTAGCAGAAGTATAATTATTGACATACCACACTGCACTGTCGAGCGCAACTTGCAATCGTTGATAAGCAGCAAGTTGTTGCGCCGTAGGATTATCGGCTTTATTAAACGTATAGGTTACCTTACCCTTAGCAATTGTATGGAATGCGATATCGGGACCGTAGCTCACACCGGTTTCGTTGATTGCATAAGCGCGTAAATGATAGTTTGTGCTTGGATTAAGGTTGAGTATACCTATTCTAAATTTTCCAGTACCTTTTGAACCGTTCGTCACTTTGTGATCGTTTAAAGTCGGTTTTTCCTGTAGGCTCCAACATATCCCTCTTTCCGTAATAGCACCACCGCCGCTACTGATAATATTCACGTCATAATATGCGATTGATGATCCGACAATAAAGATCGGATTAGTGCCAAAGGTAACCGATTGTATATCGGCCGTGGTCAATACCTGTTGTTCGCCATAAGCAATTCCGCCCTTATTTTTGGCGTAAGGTCTAATGTAGTATGTTTGCGAGGGGTCAAGGGTTGTTAGTGCCACACTAAATTCACCAGAACCTTTACTGGAAGTTGCTTCCATCGGATTATTGTCGATGGTCGGATTCGGCTCTTTATTCCAGCAGATGCCACGACTGGTAACAAGTGCACCACCTTTGCTTAGCACCTTTCCTGTAATCATTGCACCTGTAGTCGTGATATTGGAAAAGGATAATTTACCAAGCTCAGCAAGTGCGATATCGTCTGTTTTTTCTGTAGGCGTCACTATACTGCTTTCGGGAGTAGCCTTTTTACAGCCTGCTAAAGTGCAGGCTGTAAAAAAGACATAAAAAACTAATCTATTCATCTATTTTGGTTATAATTTTTCAAAGATCATATTGCCAGAGACTTTAAAATAAGAGCCGTCTGATGCGGTTCCATTCATGTTTCCGAGAAAACCTAAGGTTACAGGTCCCGCTTCTGTTACGCTAAATTCGAATATTGCACTGCTTCCAGATAGGGTTTGAAAGCCCAAGGCTGTATTCAAGGCGGATTGATCGGGCAAGGCATTGCCTTTTGCGGCGATGAGGTGAACGACACCGGCGCTGCCTTTGTCAATCTTTGAGATTGTAAAACGATATTTTCCGGGCTGTAGGTTGGTCGTTTGATAAATTTTACCATTTACAATTGGCGCTAAGTTGGGTGAGGGTGAGGCCCATTGCCACCAACCTGCTTCCAAAGATAAACAGGCTTTTTTATCCCGAATCTCAATTCCGCCATAATATTTTCCATCTGCTGTCTTGAAGTTCTTTGCCGCATCATTGACAAGCCACACCGCCGGAGTGCCCCAGCGATCACCGCCCATGGCAGAAGTCTCGAAAGGAAAGTTCATATTTTTTAGATAAACCTCCTTGGGCGATATATTGGCGGAATAGTTCGTGTAGAATGTATCTAAACTTAAGGAATCCGGGACAAATAATGTACGGTAGCGTAGTGGTTTGCCAGGGAGAAAATCCGATAGAATACTTTTACCTAACTTGATAGAGTCTCTCTGAACAACCAATTTCCCTGACGTATTGGTATACTCCACTTCGGTAAACTGAGCACCACTTGTCAGATCGATTCCCCCCCAATTGACGGTGGTTTTTTGATCGCCCGCAAAGTAGTCAACAGCATACATTGGTCTGTTGATAAGTCCCGAGCTGAATCGTTCGCCATAAGATACGCCAGTTTTAAAAACGCTTAGCGATTTATTGCCTTGGGCATCGTAGGTGATAAGTTCAAAATTATGTACTCCTTCACTTATTTTCAGTGAAATTTTTAAGGTGTCTACACCAGCCGTACGATTGATTTTTAACTCAGTCGAATCTTGCCGATTATCCCAGTATATTTTGAGACGTTCCACCTTGGGG encodes the following:
- a CDS encoding two-component regulator propeller domain-containing protein; this translates as MKNVYLILLGLLLPVHVVWCQSAIAYLGTDKGLSNDFVTAIFQDKDGFMWFGTSNGLNRYDGYEFKVFKNEPLSNNTIPDNRVTAIAESASAQLYVATKSGLAVIDANRSVCKQVLVRSQRENKLLNFPIHQIEKDMLGQLFLQGGSKGLFKIEETKDVSIATRIPLPYAGQKDFDYRVSAICKAADAGIWAIIDHLGLAYYDSKKKSFSIVKQGDFQSTTMAVSAIGDVWFANYQKINCYHIKTGVFEQYKYDTYRKAIVNLYFGKDKKLWICTDGAGIQKFNTTTQTFEEYIGFDQKQLTSRSVFAVWEDKDDRIWIGTLRGGVNIVDPVKRRFQSFKLIPNSQRVNTTDFILSFEQADRDHIWIGTDGDGLYKWSISEGHLVNYTYSAPMQSKPSFITSLLQHQNDQLWIGTYDMGIVKLNTKTGDVKHYSCYYPNTPYANNAVWRLFKDSRGTFWASTLASGNVYRLDTITDQFKYLDLPINDVLTFYEDKDATLWMGSWNSLFRLDLRTMKYKSYQIGTPIRFIQQTENGFLWLGTEGGGLLHLNLNTMNYRRYTEKDGLVSNTLLNSLQDAQGNMWISSLDGLSKLDLQKKTFQNFYQSDGLQSNQFNYNAAIKLHDDQLIFGGIRGFNIIRPKDVLFKTRFPALKLTRLSIDNMPYDQSGQERQIPLNEVKRLKIPFDKAVLSFSYAALDFSFSDRIDYAYYLEGWDKDWNYVNKQRTAYYSNLREGTYKLHIRSTNANGEWNPAERIIEIEVLPPWYQSFWAYLGYFLLLAAVLYFYNRYRENKALLLFKVKTAEFERDKEHELLEDKLAFFTHIVHEIRTPLTLIVNPIKDIVVKSKKNMADSDELLSIYNHSKRLLNLADKLLLFRKSDGNLDELSSKVFDIIQVWRDAFESFKQLASARNITYSFETTIEKLIINADNEKLEICFINLLQNALKYTDKGGSVSVKVNRIKSELICDIIDSGQGCPTHLTEEIFKPFKRNFNLFNQSADGFGIGLFFVKKFITLHEGKLEYTANPKAGATFTIRLPIHQVNSTTIDATVELQQASSRHLASAEEDKREHTPSIYSKKRQPLDEWYGDGMQEKILIVDDNEDMLNYIAGIFSDKYEVIKADSAEMAITVLEKIEPSIVISDIMMGGDSGIDLCKHMKNNTKRSHVPIILLTASSSFDIKLKGIEVGADDYIVKPFDKELLVARVESLIENKNRLHTYFYSEITLQSKDHQVPAAFKDFLQRAIAVVEKHLLNENFTVKMLADELGMSHSNMYRRIKSISGKSANEFIRYIRMRRAAQLLISNKTNINETAYQVGFKDIKHFRQHFSKIFGCSPSEYRKRYSHLGNLPDNIS
- a CDS encoding DUF4998 domain-containing protein, with product MKVAHIKTFFIMSLLSMAMLSFLCCSKSDDYKKYLEGGEISYTGKIDSVKVFSGKERVYITGLFMADPKVERLKIYWDNRQDSTELKINRTAGVDTLKISLKISEGVHNFELITYDAQGNKSLSVFKTGVSYGERFSSGLINRPMYAVDYFAGDQKTTVNWGGIDLTSGAQFTEVEYTNTSGKLVVQRDSIKLGKSILSDFLPGKPLRYRTLFVPDSLSLDTFYTNYSANISPKEVYLKNMNFPFETSAMGGDRWGTPAVWLVNDAAKNFKTADGKYYGGIEIRDKKACLSLEAGWWQWASPSPNLAPIVNGKIYQTTNLQPGKYRFTISKIDKGSAGVVHLIAAKGNALPDQSALNTALGFQTLSGSSAIFEFSVTEAGPVTLGFLGNMNGTASDGSYFKVSGNMIFEKL